In Nicotiana tabacum cultivar K326 chromosome 17, ASM71507v2, whole genome shotgun sequence, one DNA window encodes the following:
- the LOC107822924 gene encoding uncharacterized protein LOC107822924, which translates to MVFQKEHLDLYLVPSGLLIMFAYHLFLLQRYIKNPHTTVIGFENNDKIAWVKKIMQTENRDVTTALDVLASNNSGATFLATVCLTLSSLIGAWMANSSTLFRSELIYGDTRPVTISIKYISLIIFFLVAFSCFVQSSRCFIHANYLISIPNSEVPASYVELAVIRGGDFWSIGLRALYFAITLLLWFFGPIPMFVTSIGMVFLLYYLDTNKSPLLQHYHSSTNQPPLKSLEEML; encoded by the exons ATGGTATTCCAGAAAGAGCACCTTGATCTATACTTGGTGCCTAGTGGATTGCTCATCATGTTTGCTTATCATCTCTTTCTTCTCCAGAGATACATTAAAAATCCTCATACCACAGTCATTGGCTTTGAGAACAATGATAAAATAGCTTGGGTTAAAAAAATCATGCAG ACTGAAAATCGGGATGTTACAACCGCATTAGATGTTCTAGCATCAAACAACTCAGGAGCAACATTCTTGGCAACTGTCTGTTTAACTCTGAGCTCTCTCATCGGAGCATGGATGGCAAATAGTTCAACTTTATTTAGGAGTGAATTAATATATGGTGATACAAGGCCAGTAACCATCTCCATTAAGTACATAAGCcttattatatttttcttggtGGCATTTTCTTGCTTTGTTCAATCATCAAGATGTTTCATCCATGCAAATTACCTAATTAGTATACCAAATAGTGAAGTTCCTGCAAGCTATGTGGAATTGGCTGTGATAAGGGGAGGTGACTTTTGGTCTATTGGGCTTAGAGCTCTTTATTTTGCCATCACTTTGTTGCTGTGGTTTTTTGGTCCAATTCCAATGTTTGTTACTTCAATTGGGATGgtttttcttctttattatcTTGACACCAATAAGAGTCCATTGCTGCAACATTATCATTCTTCCACCAACCAACCGCCGCTCAAAAGCTTAGAGGAAATGCTATAA
- the LOC107822923 gene encoding uncharacterized protein LOC107822923 produces the protein MNIETLELFFFTTLLSENRRVGGMVFQKEYLDLLLVPSGLCIMFIYHLYLLYRYLNIPHTTIMGFENNDKRAWIERIMQAGDSNTINTALNVIGSNNNGATFLASVSLTLASLIGAWMANNSVFSSELIYGDTRPETMCIKFISLLIFFLVAFACFVQSSRCFIHANYLITTPETDIPISYVELAVIRGGEFWSLGLRALYFATTLLLWFFGPIPMFTTSVGMVFLLHSLDKNTKQLHNHRSYAKGKGTSIATRDIDHLF, from the exons ATGAATATTGAAACCTTGGAACTCTTCTTCTTCACTACTCTCCTCTCAGAAAATAGAAGAGTCGGCGGAATGGTTTTCCAAAAAGAGTACCTTGATTTGTTGTTGGTCCCAAGTGGGCTGTGCATCATGTTCATTTACCATCTCTACTTGCTCTATAGATACCTCAACATTCCTCATACCACAATCATGGGTTTTGAAAACAATGACAAGAGAGCTTGGATTGAAAGGATTATGCAG GCTGGAGATAGCAACACTATAAATACAGCTCTAAATGTTATAGGATCCAATAACAATGGAGCAACATTCTTGGCATCAGTTTCATTAACTTTGGCCTCTCTTATTGGTGCCTGGATGGCTAATAATAGTGTTTTCAGCAGTGAATTAATATATGGTGACACAAGGCCAGAAACTATGTGCATTAAATTCATAAGTCTATTAAtcttctttttagttgcttttgCATGTTTTGTGCAATCATCCAGATGCTTCATTCATGCAAATTACTTAATTACTACACCAGAAACTGATATACCAATTAGTTATGTTGAATTGGCAGTGATAAGAGGAGGTGAGTTTTGGTCACTTGGGCTTAGAGCACTTTATTTTGCAACCACTTTGCTACTATGGTTTTTTGGTCCAATTCCCATGTTTACAACTTCAGTTGGTATGGTTTTCCTCCTCCATTCCCTTGACAAAAACACAAAGCAATTGCACAATCATCGATCTTATGCAAAAGGAAAAGGTACTAGCATTGCAACTCGTGACATCGACCATCTTTTTTAG